A single genomic interval of Microbacterium sp. LWO14-1.2 harbors:
- a CDS encoding TetR/AcrR family transcriptional regulator produces MGTRERILEATTEMIREGSERLSVRAVAKRAGCGASTLRHYFPTQRDLLNAALTATYEAAMPDERIRDTSVPPRERLRECLLRLLQPFGGPDAARDVWLSIFEAFAGPDATPEARAGYEVLEAQAARRVGAWLAILEAEGALTAGDNARRTHFLLTVVDGLSIARVLPRRGTHLEDEAATLARAVDAVFDVPFPSAPVR; encoded by the coding sequence ATGGGAACCAGGGAGCGAATCCTCGAAGCGACCACGGAGATGATCCGCGAGGGCAGCGAACGGCTGAGCGTGCGGGCGGTCGCGAAGCGCGCGGGGTGCGGCGCGAGCACGCTGCGCCACTACTTCCCCACGCAACGCGACCTCCTCAACGCGGCGCTCACCGCGACGTACGAGGCGGCGATGCCCGACGAGCGGATCCGCGACACCTCCGTCCCCCCGCGCGAACGTCTGCGCGAATGCCTCCTCCGCCTGCTCCAGCCGTTCGGCGGACCGGATGCCGCGCGCGATGTGTGGCTCAGCATCTTCGAGGCGTTCGCCGGACCCGACGCGACCCCCGAAGCGCGGGCCGGCTATGAGGTGCTCGAAGCACAGGCAGCCCGCCGCGTCGGCGCCTGGCTGGCGATCCTCGAGGCCGAGGGCGCGCTCACGGCCGGCGACAACGCGCGCCGCACCCACTTCCTGCTCACGGTGGTCGACGGCCTCTCGATCGCGAGAGTCCTCCCCCGCCGTGGCACGCACCTCGAAGACGAGGCCGCCACGCTCGCGCGCGCCGTCGACGCCGTGTTCGACGTGCCCTTCCCCTCCGCGCCCGTGCGCTGA
- a CDS encoding GPP34 family phosphoprotein, producing the protein MTDDSLHTQRTGTLLVEDVLLALFDPSSGTIAGESTLFYVLGGAVLADLASTGHASSEDAGIRGVRIRAEGDAPDDALLRPAWDYISEKPREVQGVLAAIGPNLRAPLLDRLVERGHLHRSEHRALGVFPTTKLSEGDTGRRAEIVDAMRRALVDGEQPEPRIAAVIALVSASGGLPTLHREIPWSGTTATRAKEIERSDWAAGAAAAAVTRTMIAIITNTLVATAVITNR; encoded by the coding sequence ATGACCGACGACAGCCTTCACACGCAGCGCACCGGCACCCTTCTCGTGGAAGACGTGCTGCTGGCGCTCTTCGACCCTTCCTCCGGCACGATCGCCGGAGAGAGCACTCTCTTCTACGTGCTCGGCGGCGCCGTGCTCGCCGATCTCGCGAGCACGGGACACGCCTCGAGTGAGGACGCCGGCATCCGCGGCGTGCGCATCCGGGCCGAGGGGGACGCGCCAGACGACGCGCTGCTGCGTCCGGCCTGGGACTACATCTCCGAGAAGCCGCGCGAAGTGCAGGGCGTGCTCGCCGCCATCGGACCGAACCTGCGCGCTCCGCTGCTCGACCGCCTCGTCGAGCGCGGGCACCTCCATCGCTCCGAGCATCGGGCGCTCGGGGTCTTTCCGACGACGAAGCTCTCCGAGGGCGATACGGGCCGTCGCGCCGAGATCGTCGACGCCATGCGCCGGGCGCTCGTCGACGGCGAGCAGCCCGAACCGCGCATCGCCGCCGTGATCGCGCTCGTCTCGGCGAGCGGCGGACTGCCGACCCTGCATCGGGAGATCCCGTGGTCCGGTACTACGGCGACCCGTGCCAAGGAGATCGAACGCAGCGACTGGGCAGCCGGTGCCGCGGCCGCCGCCGTCACCCGCACCATGATCGCGATCATCACGAACACCCTCGTCGCCACCGCCGTCATCACGAACCGCTGA
- a CDS encoding small multidrug efflux protein, which yields MNVFEFLQNLASEVPLLIQPLIVALAAAIPFIEGELASVLGVWAGLHPVVAALAAVTGNFLSVLLVVFFGARIRAAILARRARRASAVPVPAGSEVARAEANDPETTTESKGVKRLKRFLVRFGVPGASILGPLALPTQFTAAVLVSTGVSKQWVLLWQAVAIVLWTSLTTLIATGVLSLVTAA from the coding sequence ATGAACGTCTTCGAATTCCTGCAGAACCTCGCGTCCGAGGTTCCGCTGCTCATCCAACCGCTGATCGTCGCGCTCGCCGCAGCCATCCCGTTCATCGAGGGCGAGCTCGCCTCCGTGCTCGGCGTCTGGGCCGGACTCCACCCGGTCGTGGCCGCGCTCGCCGCGGTGACCGGCAACTTCCTGTCGGTTCTGCTCGTCGTCTTCTTCGGCGCACGGATCCGTGCGGCGATCCTCGCGCGGCGTGCTCGCCGGGCGTCGGCGGTGCCCGTGCCCGCCGGATCGGAGGTCGCCCGAGCCGAGGCGAACGACCCCGAAACCACGACCGAATCGAAGGGAGTGAAGCGGCTCAAGCGCTTCCTCGTGCGTTTCGGCGTGCCGGGAGCCAGCATCCTCGGTCCGCTCGCTCTTCCGACGCAGTTCACGGCCGCAGTGCTCGTCTCGACGGGTGTGTCGAAGCAGTGGGTGCTGCTGTGGCAGGCCGTGGCCATCGTGCTGTGGACGAGCCTCACCACACTCATCGCGACCGGTGTGCTGAGCCTGGTCACAGCCGCCTGA
- a CDS encoding type II toxin-antitoxin system PemK/MazF family toxin: MTEFELLPGAVAWASLAPVRGREQGGHRPVLLVASAGYLDAVTTLAIALPITTVDRGWPNHVPVEGPSGLDRLSWIMTEQPRTLSRERLTGVAGSVSPRCLAEVRTWLGDFLDL, from the coding sequence GTGACGGAGTTCGAACTCCTACCCGGCGCCGTCGCCTGGGCAAGTCTCGCCCCCGTCCGCGGGCGCGAGCAGGGTGGGCACCGCCCGGTTCTCCTCGTCGCATCGGCGGGATACCTGGACGCCGTGACGACCCTCGCGATCGCGCTGCCCATCACGACCGTCGATCGGGGGTGGCCGAACCACGTGCCGGTCGAGGGGCCGAGCGGGCTGGACCGTCTCTCGTGGATCATGACCGAGCAACCGCGCACGCTGTCGCGCGAACGTCTCACCGGTGTCGCGGGTTCGGTGAGCCCGCGATGTCTCGCCGAGGTGCGCACCTGGCTGGGAGACTTCCTCGACCTCTGA
- a CDS encoding alkaline phosphatase family protein, which yields MTADEKQGPGDTSRRGFLKMGGAALAGAVVGGAGGAAIGASVAGGPRDGFAADPDPFSALTPRSEPGFDHLVVVMGENRSFDNLLGYLYTAENLPKGETFEGLAFGKHSNTASDGTVVDAHIYTGDTDRIMSYPDPDPGEEYPHVNTQIFGTVDPKGNADLFAEQMTAPFNAPTHGEKATMSGFLEDYIINFRRLRQGEPPQPAEAAHIMGSFSPEMLPVLSTLATEFAVFDHWFAGVPSQTFCNRSFFHASTSHGFVTNQGGAGFGKWLSAPAAPTVFNRLEDKDVSWKIYIDKLQLVSYTGMLHVAVLEKYWRTEHFGTMEDFYADAKNGTLPAYAFIEPRMVYDHNDFHPPFGSPREGEVDGREVFDSAISDVRAGDRLIHDIYEAIRTSASPKGSNAVNTLLLITFDEHGGTYDHVPPPAATKPTKDTGPGEMDFTFDRLGCRVPAIAVSAYTKRNTIIHDEMHHGSVTATLSRLHGLEPLNDRDQSANTLFTVVNLDKPRHPADWPITTPAYTPPNPEERTPQDGAEAQMKPLTPPARGLLGLLIAKYGRPDEPEPKTFADAYRLLHEHGEELFGPPKSA from the coding sequence GTGACGGCAGACGAGAAGCAGGGCCCCGGCGACACCTCCCGGCGCGGTTTCCTGAAGATGGGAGGGGCGGCTCTCGCGGGTGCCGTCGTCGGCGGCGCGGGCGGTGCGGCGATCGGCGCGAGCGTCGCCGGCGGCCCGAGGGACGGGTTCGCCGCCGATCCCGACCCGTTCTCCGCACTCACGCCTCGCAGCGAACCCGGGTTCGACCATCTCGTCGTCGTGATGGGTGAGAACCGCTCGTTCGACAACCTGCTCGGCTATCTCTACACGGCAGAGAACCTTCCGAAGGGCGAGACCTTCGAGGGCCTCGCCTTCGGGAAGCACAGCAACACCGCATCCGACGGCACCGTCGTCGACGCCCACATCTACACCGGTGACACCGACCGGATCATGAGCTACCCCGACCCGGATCCGGGCGAGGAGTACCCGCACGTCAACACGCAGATCTTCGGCACGGTCGACCCGAAGGGGAACGCCGATCTCTTCGCCGAGCAGATGACCGCTCCGTTCAACGCCCCGACGCACGGCGAGAAGGCCACGATGTCGGGGTTCCTCGAGGACTACATCATCAACTTCCGCCGTCTGCGGCAGGGCGAGCCTCCCCAGCCCGCCGAAGCGGCGCACATCATGGGGTCGTTCTCTCCCGAGATGCTGCCGGTGCTGTCGACTCTCGCGACAGAGTTCGCCGTGTTCGACCACTGGTTCGCCGGGGTCCCGTCGCAGACCTTCTGCAACCGCTCCTTCTTCCACGCCTCGACCTCGCACGGGTTCGTCACCAACCAGGGCGGAGCGGGCTTCGGCAAGTGGTTGTCGGCTCCGGCGGCCCCCACGGTGTTCAACCGCCTGGAGGACAAGGACGTCAGCTGGAAGATCTACATCGACAAGCTGCAGCTCGTCTCGTACACGGGGATGCTGCACGTCGCCGTGCTGGAGAAGTACTGGCGCACCGAGCACTTCGGAACGATGGAGGACTTCTACGCCGACGCGAAGAACGGCACCCTGCCCGCGTACGCCTTCATCGAACCGCGCATGGTCTACGACCACAACGACTTCCACCCGCCCTTCGGGTCCCCCCGCGAGGGCGAGGTCGACGGGCGCGAGGTGTTCGACAGCGCCATCTCCGACGTCAGAGCGGGCGATCGGCTGATCCACGACATCTACGAGGCGATCCGCACGAGCGCGTCCCCGAAGGGGTCGAACGCCGTCAACACGCTGCTGCTCATCACCTTCGACGAGCACGGCGGGACATATGACCACGTGCCGCCGCCCGCGGCCACGAAGCCGACGAAGGATACGGGTCCCGGCGAGATGGACTTCACGTTCGACCGCCTCGGATGCCGCGTGCCGGCCATCGCGGTGTCGGCCTACACGAAGCGCAACACGATCATCCACGACGAGATGCATCACGGATCCGTCACCGCCACGCTCTCGCGCCTGCACGGTCTGGAGCCCCTGAACGATCGCGATCAATCGGCGAACACGCTTTTCACCGTCGTGAACCTCGACAAGCCCCGGCATCCGGCCGACTGGCCCATCACGACGCCGGCGTACACCCCGCCGAATCCCGAGGAGCGGACGCCGCAGGACGGCGCGGAGGCGCAGATGAAGCCGCTCACTCCGCCGGCCCGCGGACTGCTGGGCCTGCTCATCGCGAAGTACGGGCGCCCCGACGAGCCCGAGCCCAAGACGTTCGCCGACGCCTACCGCCTGCTGCACGAGCACGGCGAGGAGCTGTTCGGTCCGCCCAAGAGCGCCTGA
- a CDS encoding metallophosphoesterase family protein: MTSPTPAVRWRRYGLASAAVVALLGGAVVAPIAAAAPDPEVPTGSLITGDTTWRYLDDGSDPSPAPAALRDWTLPDFDDSAWKTAPGSFGAKNGALAAVGPQTPKTLLNHYLDGTAAPTVPTYFFRTTFDLQEGVAEQVAALRSTITYDDAVIVWINGEEVARYVDGRITDTVNVEYAGDSNGDPLTSTFSAEGTLLHDGENDIAVALFQDRETSSDIYFDMSSLTLVEASDPGSPVVAPPTRVILTPTEQPAVSQSVSWLAGDASHTVGQVEIAPAAGGETRTVDAYDAGVVNGNPNKHFSATITGLQPATAYRYRVGLPGSWSEWFEFRTADPSATDFQFIYYGDAQIGLDTTWPSVVKQAEANAPRSIGSVHAGDLINTSSNENEWLNWFKGMEDSAVRTNVMAAPGNHEYSGDKLLTAWKAAFEYPHNNPSTSTIGSLADLAKGDTPVAQQYRAYFDHWSSFAAETAYYTDYQGVRFITLNATRDTTFLTPAGLPSCTGADCPSSQVAVLWTRFQAAWLDLLLQNSPSKWNVVTFHQPVFSASEGRDEPVLRAEWLPVFQRNDIDLVLMGHDHTYARGFVDTDATGTAGMTSGPVYVVSNSGAKHYELETPEKNVWTNNGATQVLRGQGVTTYQVIDVSKDQLVYRSYLAEKQPDATTDLPVGAVYDTFTVTKSDAGEKYVTEAGVTPPVIEEPEKPTVELGTASVTAGGTVTVSGSGFAAGAVLRFELRSDPVDLGTTTADANGAFRRTLTIPANTPAGMHTLAVILADGTEVTSSLTVTAAAPSGGATTPGTGGATAGALANTGADSTPYIVGAVVLLALGLGLVVLRRRRVHGADSAE, translated from the coding sequence ATGACCTCCCCCACCCCTGCGGTGCGGTGGCGGCGCTACGGACTCGCGTCCGCCGCCGTCGTCGCCCTGCTCGGCGGCGCCGTCGTCGCCCCGATCGCCGCTGCCGCACCCGACCCCGAGGTGCCGACGGGCTCGCTGATCACCGGCGACACGACGTGGCGCTACCTCGACGACGGCTCGGACCCGTCCCCGGCTCCGGCCGCCCTGCGCGACTGGACGCTGCCCGACTTCGACGACAGCGCCTGGAAGACCGCTCCCGGGTCATTCGGCGCCAAGAACGGCGCACTCGCCGCGGTCGGACCGCAGACGCCGAAGACGTTGCTGAACCACTACCTCGACGGCACGGCGGCCCCCACGGTCCCCACCTACTTCTTCCGCACGACGTTCGATCTGCAGGAGGGCGTCGCCGAGCAGGTCGCCGCGCTGCGCAGCACGATCACGTACGACGACGCGGTCATCGTGTGGATCAACGGCGAAGAGGTCGCCCGCTATGTCGACGGCCGCATCACCGACACCGTCAACGTCGAATACGCCGGCGACTCGAACGGCGACCCGCTGACCAGCACGTTCAGCGCCGAGGGGACGCTGCTGCACGACGGTGAGAACGACATCGCGGTCGCGCTGTTCCAGGACCGCGAGACGAGCTCCGACATCTACTTCGACATGTCGTCGCTCACGCTCGTCGAGGCATCCGATCCCGGTTCGCCGGTGGTCGCGCCGCCGACGCGCGTGATCCTCACACCCACCGAGCAGCCTGCCGTGTCGCAGTCGGTGTCGTGGCTCGCCGGCGATGCATCCCACACCGTCGGCCAGGTCGAGATCGCACCGGCCGCGGGCGGCGAGACCCGCACGGTCGACGCGTACGACGCGGGCGTCGTGAACGGCAACCCGAACAAGCACTTCTCGGCGACGATCACCGGTCTTCAGCCCGCGACCGCATACCGCTACCGCGTCGGTCTGCCCGGCAGCTGGAGTGAGTGGTTCGAGTTCCGCACCGCCGATCCGTCGGCGACGGACTTCCAGTTCATCTACTACGGCGACGCCCAGATCGGCCTCGACACCACGTGGCCGAGCGTGGTGAAGCAGGCCGAGGCGAACGCGCCCCGGTCGATCGGGTCGGTGCACGCCGGCGACCTCATCAACACGTCCAGCAACGAGAACGAGTGGCTGAACTGGTTCAAGGGCATGGAGGACTCCGCCGTGCGGACCAACGTCATGGCGGCGCCCGGCAATCACGAGTACTCGGGCGACAAGCTCCTGACCGCCTGGAAGGCCGCGTTCGAGTACCCGCACAACAACCCGTCGACGAGCACGATCGGCAGCCTCGCCGACCTCGCGAAGGGCGACACCCCGGTGGCGCAGCAGTACCGCGCGTACTTCGACCACTGGTCGTCGTTCGCGGCCGAGACGGCGTACTACACCGACTACCAGGGCGTGCGGTTCATCACCCTCAATGCGACTCGTGACACGACGTTCCTCACGCCGGCCGGCCTCCCGTCCTGCACGGGAGCGGACTGCCCGTCGAGTCAGGTGGCAGTGCTGTGGACCCGTTTCCAGGCCGCGTGGCTCGACCTGCTGCTGCAGAACAGCCCGTCGAAGTGGAACGTCGTCACCTTCCATCAGCCGGTGTTCTCGGCATCCGAGGGTCGTGACGAGCCGGTGCTGCGCGCCGAGTGGCTGCCCGTGTTCCAGCGCAACGACATCGACCTGGTCCTCATGGGTCACGACCACACGTACGCTCGCGGCTTCGTCGACACCGACGCGACCGGCACAGCCGGCATGACGTCGGGTCCCGTGTACGTCGTGTCGAACTCGGGCGCGAAGCATTACGAGCTCGAGACGCCCGAGAAGAACGTGTGGACCAACAACGGCGCGACGCAGGTGCTCCGCGGCCAGGGCGTCACGACCTACCAGGTCATCGACGTCTCGAAGGACCAGCTCGTCTACCGCTCGTACCTCGCGGAGAAGCAGCCGGATGCCACGACCGACCTCCCCGTCGGCGCTGTCTACGACACCTTCACGGTGACGAAGTCGGATGCGGGCGAGAAGTACGTGACCGAGGCGGGCGTCACCCCTCCCGTCATCGAGGAGCCGGAGAAGCCCACGGTCGAGCTGGGAACGGCATCCGTCACGGCGGGCGGCACCGTCACGGTGTCGGGCTCCGGGTTCGCAGCCGGCGCGGTCCTGCGCTTCGAACTGCGCTCCGACCCGGTCGATCTGGGCACGACGACGGCGGACGCGAACGGCGCCTTCCGCCGCACGCTCACGATCCCCGCGAACACCCCGGCCGGGATGCACACGCTCGCTGTGATCCTCGCCGACGGCACGGAGGTGACCTCCTCGCTGACCGTCACGGCCGCGGCGCCCAGCGGCGGCGCGACGACCCCGGGCACGGGAGGCGCGACCGCCGGTGCCCTCGCGAACACGGGTGCCGACAGCACGCCGTACATCGTCGGCGCGGTGGTGCTGCTCGCCCTCGGCCTCGGCCTGGTCGTGCTGCGCCGTCGCCGCGTGCACGGCGCGGATTCGGCCGAGTAG
- a CDS encoding CCA tRNA nucleotidyltransferase: MLNMADGLARLGALAENPVVRTLADAFAAAGFDLAVVGGPVRDAILGRETHDLDFTTNAQPDDILRIVTPVSTAQWDIGRAFGTIGARVQGEQVEITTYRADSYDGVTRKPTVEFGDTIDGDLIRRDFTVNAMALQVPAVKLIDPTGGVEDLVAGVLRTPADPQVSFGDDPLRMLRGARFSAQLGFAIDAATTAAIEQLRGTLSIVSPERIQSELVRLMQTDDPVRGIRVLVDTGLVDEFLPEISALRLEVDEHHHHKDVYEHSLTVLRQAIELEHSRHPGAAPDVPLRIAALLHDIGKPRTRRLEDGGAVTFHHHDIVGSRMARKRLQALRFDTATTETVATLIELHLRFFGYAEGAWTDAAVRRYVRDAGDELERLHILTRADVTTRNKRKASRLASAYDDIESRIAALREQEELDSIRPELDGNRIQEVLGIRPGREVGDAYRFLLELRLDEGVIGTDAAEQRLREWWAARG, from the coding sequence ATGCTCAACATGGCCGACGGCCTCGCCCGCCTCGGCGCGCTCGCCGAGAATCCGGTGGTCCGCACCCTCGCTGACGCGTTCGCCGCAGCGGGGTTCGACCTGGCCGTCGTGGGCGGTCCGGTGCGCGATGCGATCCTCGGACGCGAGACCCACGACCTCGACTTCACGACGAACGCGCAGCCCGACGACATCCTGCGCATCGTCACACCCGTGTCGACCGCTCAGTGGGACATCGGCCGGGCCTTCGGCACGATCGGCGCGCGCGTGCAGGGCGAGCAGGTCGAGATCACGACCTACCGCGCCGACAGCTACGACGGAGTGACCCGCAAGCCGACCGTCGAGTTCGGCGACACGATCGACGGCGATCTCATCCGCCGCGACTTCACCGTGAACGCGATGGCGCTGCAGGTGCCGGCGGTGAAGCTGATCGACCCCACGGGCGGCGTCGAGGATCTCGTCGCGGGAGTGCTGCGCACGCCGGCCGATCCGCAGGTGTCGTTCGGCGACGATCCGCTGCGCATGCTGCGCGGTGCGCGGTTCAGCGCGCAGCTCGGATTCGCGATCGACGCCGCGACGACCGCGGCGATCGAGCAGCTGCGCGGCACCCTCTCGATCGTGAGCCCCGAACGCATCCAGTCCGAGCTCGTGCGCCTCATGCAGACCGACGACCCCGTGCGCGGCATCCGCGTGCTCGTCGACACCGGACTCGTCGACGAGTTCCTGCCCGAGATCAGCGCGCTGCGCCTCGAGGTCGACGAGCACCACCACCACAAGGACGTCTACGAGCACTCGCTCACCGTGCTGCGGCAGGCGATCGAGCTCGAGCACTCGCGGCATCCCGGTGCGGCCCCCGACGTGCCGTTGCGCATCGCGGCACTGCTGCACGACATCGGCAAGCCCCGCACCCGCAGGCTCGAGGACGGGGGAGCGGTCACGTTCCACCACCACGACATCGTCGGGTCCCGCATGGCGCGCAAGCGCCTGCAGGCCCTGCGCTTCGACACGGCGACCACCGAGACCGTCGCGACGCTCATCGAACTGCACCTGCGCTTCTTCGGCTACGCCGAGGGCGCGTGGACGGATGCCGCAGTGCGCCGCTACGTGCGCGATGCCGGCGACGAGCTGGAGCGCCTGCACATCCTCACCCGCGCCGACGTCACCACGCGCAACAAGCGCAAGGCGTCGCGGCTCGCCTCGGCCTACGACGACATCGAATCGCGCATCGCGGCACTTCGCGAGCAGGAGGAGCTCGATTCGATCCGCCCCGAGCTCGACGGCAACCGAATTCAGGAGGTGCTCGGCATCCGTCCGGGCCGCGAGGTCGGCGACGCCTACCGCTTCCTGCTCGAGCTGCGCCTCGACGAGGGCGTCATCGGGACGGATGCCGCGGAGCAGCGCCTCCGCGAGTGGTGGGCCGCTCGGGGCTAG
- a CDS encoding GAF domain-containing protein, with the protein MTIGDDVVAPWQVSRDGPEASRLLVERAHEELIAGNLDDVRLQQVRPLVRESWVRSWRGRVGPEGIPPIDLMSEELDEYRRAHPLASAMDMIRALLLPGSAEDSGVVVAVGDQAGRLLWIEGDRQLQSLTDGMGFVAGANWAEDAVGTSAPGTALTLGQSVQIRGAEHYNRLVHPWSCSAAPVRDPETQRVLGVIDVTGGEEVVSTQARLLVDATARAVESELLVARLRQRAETQRPASVSTRARPTTRATLHVLGRDRARLETETEHEESVIELSARHAAILLMLATHRQGLSAERLSELVYGADASPDTLRPEMVRLRKVLEKHAPSLVPESRPYRLPVPLETDAHDVLSLLDRGAHRVALTAYRGPVLPESTSPGVEDFRDSVRAALREAMLSEASLDVLLAYAEIPEGQADAEALRLALEMLPARSPKRAGLVTRIERLEAR; encoded by the coding sequence ATGACGATCGGAGACGATGTGGTTGCGCCGTGGCAGGTGTCGCGTGACGGCCCAGAGGCCTCCCGACTCCTCGTCGAGCGCGCACACGAGGAACTGATCGCCGGCAACCTCGACGACGTGCGGCTGCAGCAGGTCCGTCCGCTCGTGCGCGAGTCGTGGGTGCGATCGTGGCGCGGACGCGTCGGCCCCGAAGGCATCCCCCCGATCGACCTCATGAGCGAGGAGCTCGACGAGTACCGCCGTGCGCACCCGCTCGCCTCGGCGATGGACATGATCCGCGCCCTCCTGCTGCCCGGCTCGGCCGAGGATTCGGGTGTCGTCGTCGCCGTCGGCGACCAGGCGGGCCGCCTGCTGTGGATCGAGGGCGACCGCCAGCTGCAGTCGCTGACCGACGGCATGGGATTCGTCGCCGGTGCGAACTGGGCGGAGGATGCGGTGGGCACCAGCGCGCCGGGCACCGCACTCACGCTCGGCCAGTCCGTGCAGATCCGCGGTGCCGAGCACTACAACCGGCTCGTGCATCCCTGGTCGTGCTCGGCCGCCCCGGTGCGGGACCCCGAGACGCAGCGCGTGCTCGGCGTCATCGACGTCACCGGCGGGGAGGAGGTCGTGTCGACGCAGGCCAGACTGCTCGTCGATGCGACCGCGCGCGCCGTGGAGTCGGAGCTGCTCGTCGCCCGGCTCCGGCAACGGGCCGAGACGCAGCGCCCGGCATCCGTCTCCACGAGGGCCAGACCGACGACCCGTGCCACCCTGCACGTGCTCGGACGCGATCGGGCGCGGCTGGAGACCGAGACCGAGCACGAGGAGTCCGTCATCGAGCTGAGCGCCCGGCACGCTGCGATCCTGCTCATGCTCGCCACGCACCGCCAGGGCCTGTCGGCCGAGCGCCTCAGCGAGCTCGTCTACGGCGCAGACGCCTCGCCCGACACGCTGCGGCCCGAGATGGTGCGACTGAGGAAGGTGCTCGAGAAGCACGCTCCGAGCCTCGTGCCCGAGTCGCGTCCGTACCGTCTGCCCGTGCCGCTGGAGACGGACGCCCACGACGTGCTGTCGCTGCTCGACCGAGGAGCGCACCGCGTCGCGCTGACCGCCTACCGCGGCCCGGTACTGCCCGAGTCGACGTCGCCGGGCGTCGAGGACTTCCGCGACTCGGTGCGTGCTGCGCTGCGCGAGGCGATGCTGTCGGAGGCGAGCCTCGACGTGCTGCTCGCCTACGCCGAGATCCCCGAAGGACAGGCGGATGCCGAGGCGCTGCGCCTCGCACTCGAGATGCTGCCGGCGCGCTCGCCGAAACGCGCGGGCCTCGTCACCCGGATCGAGCGGCTCGAAGCGCGCTGA
- a CDS encoding aldehyde dehydrogenase family protein, with protein MTIVEEDVSTASAAYAAPGQAGSIADYRPRYGHYIGGEWVDPVKGQYFENISPVNGKPFTEVARGTVEDIDRAVDVAWKAFATWGKTSPAERSVILNRIADRIEQHLESIAVAETWENGKPVRETLAADIPLAIDHFRYFAGVLRAQEGGISQLDENTVAYHFHEPLGVVGQIIPWNFPILMAVWKLAPALAAGNCIVIKPAEQTPASILFLFDIIGDLLPAGVVNIVNGFGIEAGAPLAQHKRIRKVAFTGETTTGRLIMQYASQNLIPVTLELGGKSPNVFFEDVARDTGDPFYDKALEGFTMFALNQGEVCTCPSRALIQRSIYDGFLADGLERVRKVVQGNPLDPATMIGAQASNDQLEKILSYIDIGRQGGARLLTGGERVDLGGDLSDGFYVAPTVFEGTNDMRIFQEEIFGPVLSVTSFDGYDDAISIANDTLYGLGAGVWSRSGDIAYRAGRAIEAGRVWTNTYHQYPAHAAFGGYKQSGVGRENHKMMLDHYQQTKNLLVSYAEGPMGFF; from the coding sequence ATGACCATCGTCGAAGAGGACGTGTCCACCGCATCCGCCGCCTACGCCGCACCGGGGCAGGCGGGATCGATCGCCGACTACCGCCCCCGCTACGGGCACTACATCGGCGGCGAGTGGGTCGACCCCGTGAAGGGGCAGTACTTCGAGAACATCAGCCCCGTGAACGGCAAGCCTTTCACCGAGGTCGCCCGCGGTACCGTCGAGGACATCGACAGGGCGGTGGACGTCGCCTGGAAGGCCTTCGCCACCTGGGGCAAGACGAGCCCCGCCGAGCGCTCGGTCATCCTGAACCGCATCGCCGACCGCATCGAGCAGCACCTCGAGAGCATCGCCGTCGCCGAGACCTGGGAGAACGGCAAGCCGGTGCGCGAGACCCTCGCCGCCGACATCCCCCTCGCGATCGATCACTTCCGCTACTTCGCCGGAGTGCTGAGGGCGCAGGAAGGCGGCATCAGTCAGCTCGACGAGAACACTGTCGCGTATCACTTCCACGAACCGCTCGGCGTGGTCGGCCAGATCATCCCGTGGAACTTCCCGATCCTCATGGCGGTGTGGAAGCTCGCGCCCGCGCTCGCCGCAGGCAACTGCATCGTCATCAAGCCCGCCGAGCAGACACCGGCATCCATCCTGTTCCTGTTCGACATCATCGGCGACCTGCTGCCCGCCGGTGTCGTGAACATCGTGAACGGGTTCGGCATCGAAGCCGGCGCGCCGCTCGCCCAGCACAAGCGCATCCGCAAGGTCGCGTTCACGGGTGAGACGACGACGGGCCGCCTCATCATGCAGTACGCCTCCCAGAACCTCATCCCCGTGACCCTGGAGCTGGGCGGCAAGAGCCCGAACGTCTTCTTCGAGGACGTCGCGCGCGACACCGGCGACCCGTTCTACGACAAGGCGCTCGAGGGCTTCACGATGTTCGCGCTCAACCAGGGCGAGGTGTGCACGTGCCCGTCGCGCGCGCTCATCCAGCGGTCGATCTACGACGGGTTCCTCGCCGACGGCCTGGAGCGGGTCCGCAAGGTCGTGCAGGGCAACCCGCTCGACCCCGCCACGATGATCGGCGCGCAGGCGTCGAACGACCAGCTGGAGAAGATCCTCAGCTACATCGACATCGGCAGGCAGGGCGGCGCCCGCCTGCTCACGGGTGGCGAGCGGGTCGACCTCGGCGGCGATCTCAGCGACGGGTTCTATGTCGCTCCGACCGTGTTCGAGGGCACGAACGACATGCGCATCTTCCAGGAGGAGATCTTCGGGCCCGTGCTGTCGGTGACCTCGTTCGACGGATACGACGACGCGATCTCGATCGCGAACGACACGCTCTACGGTCTGGGGGCCGGCGTCTGGAGCCGCAGTGGCGACATCGCATACCGCGCGGGGCGGGCGATCGAAGCCGGCCGTGTCTGGACGAACACGTACCACCAGTACCCTGCGCATGCGGCGTTCGGCGGGTACAAGCAGTCGGGCGTGGGCCGCGAGAACCACAAGATGATGCTCGACCACTACCAGCAGACGAAGAACCTGCTGGTGTCGTACGCGGAAGGCCCGATGGGCTTCTTCTGA